Sequence from the Zeugodacus cucurbitae isolate PBARC_wt_2022May chromosome 2, idZeuCucr1.2, whole genome shotgun sequence genome:
ACCAGAAATATAAATgcagataaattaaaaaaaataactttgcaaAAGTGGAATACAATTAGCAGTAAGATTGTAAAGAATACCTAATAGATATTTgcttaaatagaaaaaagtcataTTAAACAAAGGAatcgtaaaatatttataaaaacgaaTTAAAGACAATACAAAATGAGCTGGATCGGTCGGTTTGTCCAaaacatatttctaatatttgtatgtgaCATGTTTAATAATTAGTTAGcgttaacattttaaataattagttaGCAGATATTTAACTCCTATAAGAGGGAGCTTGAAATGATTCATCGAAAGAATGCAAATAGCTTACAATTCaatcataaaatttgttattacgCATAGCACCTGCTGATCcatatatatttcttcactATTATGTATTAGTTGTTCACTgctttattattaatgtatgcaGTATGTATTtgttaaagtgaaatttttaaaagcaaTCCATATAAGCATTAACGTTAAGTCGCAATGACTGTTGCGAAAATTAGCACTAGCAAAAgataatatttgtgtttgtgctaCGTACCTCATCAGCTGCACCGTCCTCCTGTGCAGTAACAAGCACCGACAAAAGTGACAGCGCAACAATTGTGATTGTTGCACCGACGGCGAGACGCATTTTGTCCTTTTAGATGTTATCTACTCTAATTGTAACCGATATAAACACAATTTCTTTTTCCACTAATACAATAGTAAACtaaaataattctttaaatgtttttattttgcacaaAGACACTTTCAGCGACTAATGCGTCTCAGACTTTTGATTCACAAAATTATCTTAGCACCTGTCACTTGGAGCAATTTTCaccaatataaaccaaacaccTGAAAATTCACGAGAAGACTGACATCAAAACAGTGGCGGATGTTCAGTGGAAGCGCACTTTGAGGCAGGGTTGCTGCATTGctgttgaaaatatttccagGGTTGTATAAATGAACCCATTAGGAATTTTTCAATAGAAAACATTTAcaatatggaaaataaataaaaattattattaacaatataTCTAATCTAatagttttaaatttgtttaatgtttttcagaatttttatccaggctatttttttaaactcgtgtgcttttattaaacACTTAAAAAATCAACCCAGCGGACATCATTGCATCCATGTTGGgtgttaaataaaacaattaaaatcgcAATTGAAACTGCAGATTAACTATGTCTGCAATTGGATGATATTCAAAATATCACAAGCTTATCTAACAATATATGAgctactacaacaaaaacattgaaatGGTGCTTAGTGTAATTTAACCGGAAGCGCCGAAAATTTTCCGGTCGGAAGCAttcctttttgtgtttttaatattatacgcatattatgtatattcataaatcTATCAACAATCTAAAATAATCTTAACTTTAGATAATAGTTATAGAAAATATGATATTCAGACGTTTGTTAATGTTGTTTGTAATTATACTACAGAGGCAAACgtgcaacaatattttttaactaaatacggcattttatatgtacatatgtatattggcataaatatgttttacatTTGAATATTCTAAGCTGTAGCATACGCACTCATTAgggcatgtgtgtttgtatgtttcacGCATAAATGAAATTCCTTCGGAAATTTTGTGGTTACACTAATAACAGATTGATTGTTaccaataaacaataaatagttGGACAATGGCAGAATGCTAATCAACCTTGGTTGCGTTGGTTACCAAAATGCTTGTAAACCAGTAAactgaaaatattgataaatcaacaaaataaaggaaatctAGAGGAGTAGTACCTGacacaaattaaaaacatagtACATATCTTATTGCTTAAATTAATCAAGTTTAATAATTCGGAACAGAAATTAAAGCTATTTAAGTGATGACTACGCGGATTAGTAGATCCTATTTACATTCCTGCTTAAAAGTGCCCATTGACCCATGTAATAATTGTCCAGCGCCAATTTATAATCGTCCAAAGATGTGTCTGGGTCGACTAACAACGACTCCATTAAGCGGTGCAACAAAATCGGCCAAAACTATTGACTTCGAAAATGTAGACGCAGCATTGGTTAACAGTGGCATACGTTCCTTGGCGAAACTATACGATAGTATTCCAGGTGACACAATATATTTCAAGTTTGAATGTCGACTTTGTTATTGATTACGTTATTTTCCATTATAAGATTACAATGACATCAATCATTTACCGAATAAAGAATTCTACACTACATTGGACACCTTGCGATCTACTTGTTGTGAGTTGCGAACCAAGTCAGCACAAACCTGTATAGTGGAAGAGAGTCCCTCAACGTCTTCTCTATCTTCTCACTGTGCCAACAGAAAACGTATGAGGTCAACCAAATTGAGAAAGAATAGACCCTCCACTGTCAGTGTTTGTGGCAAAAGAAAAGCTGGGAAGTGTAAAGTACAAGAGGAAATTACACGGCCTCAATATAGGTTGGGAACTCCTTTTGATATTAGCTCCAAAATAGACTTTGCAAAGAAGAGTGATGTAAAGAGGTGAATGCACTTCATTTCCACTagctcatatatatatttgtaaacaatttctTTTCAGTTATAAAAAAGAGTTTTACGATGAAATAAAGGCATTTCAAAAAACATTGGAAGATTTCGAAACAGAACTAGAAAATCGCCATATAAACGATCCCATAACAGAATGCAAGCTGAAGAATgttaaaagtgaaaagtttgTTAATATGGGAAACTATACCAAAAAATACACAGATAAGTAATTAATTCggaaaaatttttcataaatactattttattaaaactttatcaTCTTTGCAGACCCCCAGTTACACCGGATGTTAGGAGTTTTCGTAATTTCTGTAAGCAAACCGATGAAAACGCACGCCCCTGCTCTAAAGCGAGTGTGGGTTTaggaaattttctaaaaaagtcTTTCTCCTTCGATGACATCAATAGAATAGGAGATTGCAAGCAACATGAAAACACAGAAGACAAAAATCGGTTGGATAAACCATCGGAAACGCAAATTATCATAAGTCATACTCCCTTAAAATACAGTAGTTATTTTTCGCAAAAGACAAGCATGTAAGCACATTCTAAAGCATacaaatcgaaagtattttaAAGCTTCTTACTAGTGTATCACCTGAAAATGTTCCACCGAAAATTGTTATCGAATCACCAACTGAACAAAGTAATTCTACGAAGACAACAGGTCGATCAAGTAGTGGACGAAAAAAGAAGAGCAAGaataaaaagcaagaaaaagatTTTCAAGTACCATTTACAATATTCAATCTGGATACAAAAAAGGAAATTAGAAAGgttaagttttaaatattatgtccTAATACAGTATTTATTGTAGCAACATAACCTATATTTCTTTATAGCATGTCACACCATCACCTATACATCCGGTAGCGCGACCAAATCTCGCAGCCACCTTAAGAGCTGAGGTatccaaaaagaaattgaaagaactgaaaaacaattgtactTATTACGATGACACACCACAATTTGATTGGGAAGTGCGGAAAACGCCAGCCTGGAAATCCCTATCTCTCAAGTCAGTAACTTAATAccagaaaatagtaaaaaataaattcactcaTGCCACTTTGTAATATTGCAGTGAAACGCATAAGGAAATTCTCTCAATGCGTTTGGCCACCCGTAAGGCCGAACAGGCAATGCAAAAACGTGAATATGAACTTAATATGGAATTGATGCGTCAACGTGTGAAGTCGGCACCACTGCTTTTGGAAGGTGCCACATTTTGGGGTCCTCATATTGGAAAATTAACACATACTTGTCAACGTGAAGGAGAAAGACACTGCTGCCAATCGAAGCAACTTAAATCGCGCAGTAAAAGTGCAGACAGTCGACGTTTATGCACCCATGAAGGTATTGGTAGTCAGTCCAGTCAGAGAagtagtaaattaaattttctgcaTAAAACTTATGGTGGAAGTTCAAAAGTACGCAGACGCAGTTCTACACAAACGCCTATGAAAAGAAATACTGAACAATCTGATAACAAGCAAAGTGTTGAGCAGCCACCAATAGTGAATGATAGTGGTGATGAACTGTCTAGTTTGGATAGAGCGTTCTTGtagttattgtaattaaattctatatataaagtaaatatttaataaaaaataaatgtttttactatttgagcaaaaaaatgtgtttgccTTACGGTAAGTGTTTAATTAGCAGCCtcaaatattactttttcaaatttatcttCAAGTTATCAAAATTATCAACAAACGTAAATGCAGTTTTATCATCGTCAGTTAAAGGCGCATTCCCTGGCCGATTCAGTAAAACAGCCTGCATTCCAGCATCATGAGCTGCTTCTGCCTCTGTAAATcaaaaacacatatattttttattttatattagcaATAGATGgttgaatatattttgttatttttacctTTTACTATATCAGTTAGAAACAGTATGTCTTCAGCTAATAAATCCAGATCTCTGGCAATATTAACATAAGACTCTTTTTGTTGCTTATGACCAACGGCTGTATCATAATGACCACTAATGTAGGGCAGCAAATTTCCCATCTCTGTTTGACCAAATAGTAGTTGCTGCGCCTTTACACTACCACTAGAATAAATAGCAATGCGTATGCCAGCCTCATGCCATCTCTTAAAAGCTGGCAGCACATCGTCATAAATGCTTGAGAAATAGGAGAAATTCGTCAAGTTCTTTATTgcttaataataacaataacaaatttactCACTGTCCCTTTATGTTGCCGTTTTCGTAACCTTTCGCCCATACTAATCCCTGCAGAGTTTTCAATGGTCCTAATTTAAGATCTTTTTCTATAAGATATTTAACAAAACTAGCTACATTGACGAGGGAAGCGGTGGGTTGTTCATCACCTACTCCCAAGTACTCTTTGTATTGTGGTAGTTTCCGTAGATCCTGAACAATACGTTGAGTTTCGGCATCGTCCCAAGTCTCCTCCAGAAATGCTTTGGAATGAGCTTTTGCATAGGGGAAGAGCACATCCTGTAATAAACAATGTAAGTgttaaaaaactgtattttctAATAATAGTCAGCTATGATTGCACCTTTACAAAACTAATGGATGTCGTTGTTCCCTCAATATCGCTGAGTATTAATTTCACTGTGAATTCAGGcatatcaatttattttaaccTAATCGAGATTCGTTATTTTAATAGGACTGATAAAGAAACAGCTGAAAGCATATTTCTAATTCCAATTGGAAATGTAATGATAAGAGCAGTGTTGCCAGAACAAAGGACAATCCTCCTAAATATAAAAGcccaatttatataaatgtacaaattatttattggtttagacaaaaaataaagattaaaaCGCTTTTATTGAGTTTTAAGGTAATTCATATCGTAAAGTACATTGTTAGGAATTATTTCATCTAGTTGTTGAACTTGTTTTATTACACCCATACAGCACTTGAGTtataaacatattaaataattactacATGGCAACACACAATTTTGCAGTTTTGTCTTTTCATTCTTCTTTCAATAAACATTCATCCCATTGCGCTTTCAACCATCCTCGCTTTTGACAACTTCAAtgattcaaatttatttgacgTTTTCCTATACTCGTTTTTTCGTAATTCAGCATGTCAAATTTGCACCAAAATTTTGTGAAAGTGAATCCAAAACCGTTAAtggcatattttataaaacaatagcTGTCTATTAGAActatttgtgatattttctaTGCTATAGTGTGATATCTATTTAACCAATTACTGCAATATACTAGATTGCTTGCGAATCTCTTAAAATCCTAAAATAGAACGACAGCGTCTACACTAAACTTAAACGTAGTAACAAGAGCGAAATCTgaagaattaaatataaatccaTTTCAAGCTCAGTAATAACATATCAATCTGGTAATATACTTAAATAgagcaaaaatttataaattttcctaattttttcCTCATGGTAACAATAGTTTCGTGGAATTGCAATGGAGGGAAATACAAGTACAACAAATGACAATTTTGCAACAGAGACAAAGTCAACAAAGAGAAATAGCTCAAAAGTTATTTAGAGCGTCCGATAGCAGACTGTGTCTACGTGATTTAAAcacaaatgtttttaaaatatttgagagtgCAAGAGTGATCCACTAATCACAGCAGCTACGGAAGCACTATCAGCTAGCGCACAAGTTAGGGGGTTAAAGAGAAAATTATTCGTACACCGACTCGTAATAGCGGGTGCATGGTATGAGCTTTGTACTTACCCCTTCCCGTCGCGTAATTTTCATATGCTGTAATCAATAGGCAAATATCCAaactaatgtaaataaatattttgcgaaaCAGACTTGtcttacaacaaatacaaatagcaaAGTGTAtgacaaatatacataaataacgaTCAAATCGAAAAAACAGCTGCAAAACCAATTAAACGGGCGcaacacatttatatacaaatacgaTGACAACGGGAAAAAGCAGCTGCAATCGAGGTGCAAGATAAAGAAGAAATAGTGCAAACGACAACTACAAAACAGAAAGTGTAAACCAAAAGACATATCCACTACTGAAAGTAAGGTCCCTTTCAAGGTTAAATTGAAGACATATACTCTTTGGAGGTCAAAGAAAAATAGTATTTCAGGTTTCAAGTGCATATTTATACGTCAAGTTGAGTATTTTACTTAATACAATCAAGTCAACACAGAACTGAAAGTTGACAGTGTTAatgcgaaattattaaaaaaaatggaaaattttccaCAGTGTGCCATTTGCGGCACAACGCAGCAATTGTTGCGTTGCGCCAAATGTAAGTCGATTTTTTACTGTTCCACTACACATCAGCATATGGACTGGCCCATGCATAAACTGTCCTGCCGCATGCTAGCCAAACAAAAGAATGAGAATCGTATACAACATCTCCAACAGGCTGTTGCTGCTACCACACTTAATAATACGCTTGCGCCATCAATGTCCACAACAAGCAACGATGTCGATGCTGGTCACCATCGCTGGACAAATTCCATGAACGATATGGGAATTATCGGCTTTGGGCTCTTAGGCGGTAACGAAAGTGCTGAAGTTGATCCAAGTGTATTAACTGCAGTGCCACCCATGGCTGTGATGATGGGTAACAATGACAATGGCGTTGTATACAATCAGTCAAATGGTTTGGCTAACCAATCAAATCCTAGTCAAATACCAGACGCTGGTGGCACAGTGTCCGGTGCTGGTGTTATGCAAAATAATACATCATTATGCATGCAACCACAATATCATAATGTAGATCAACGCTTGCTTTCACCGCAATATCATCAACAACAGCATGAGTTAATGCAACAACAGTTGCAGTATCAACAATCGTCGCCTTCGCAAACACCGTATACAGCAAACATAACGAACCATCATGCCCATCATCCATATGAGAAAAGCATCTGTCAGGTTGGAAGTGGTGGTGGCGTGGACGAAAACGCTTTTGGCAATGCAAAGTAAGTAAcggtttttaattattatttagagTGTCTTGTTATTTTTACAGTTAAAGTGTTTGGTGTGTGATTATTAAACTAAACAAAGGACGATGCATATCTGTATCAATATGCAATTTGGAATTGTGTTCCCAGCTTTAGTATTAAAtgaataagcaaataattttctcACCCAAAGTTCTTTGTGGTTTTATCAGTAACTCCGCTGTCACCATTACTTATTTCTCGCCTTCGTATTGTCACAATGAAAAACTATTAAATGTGAATATGCTTAACTGTTTGACTGAAAAGTTAGAAAACTTAAACTATTACAAAACACTAAACTTATTTAGAAGCTTATTTCttatcaattaaatatttgcagacgccacaataaatatatattttttctcaataacttttcaaaataaCGCGTTCAATGCTGCAGTAAAGAGTTCTAGGTGCGTTCACCGCTATTGTCGGAATAAGACTAttcgttattttaatatttctaaatgaaattgtcctatcttagcaaaataagCTGCTGTCTCACATATTTACCAGTGttcatacatgtgtacatatgcacatatgctcAGCTATGAACCTTTTACTGTACTTTATTGAATGGTATAGGCATGGCCTAAatagtattataaataaatttatttcaggtACAATATATTTACCTGCATGCCTATGTAGATATAATGAAGATATGCTATATTTAGTAAAATGAAGTTTAGttgtcaaaaatgttttttcggTCGTTTTTGTAATAACGTTGAGCGCTATCTATGCATAGTCGGAATGTTAGTAATAACTATAATTCAGATTATTATTTTAGGTTGTACTGGTTTTTAATGACATacagattttcatattttgaatttttctttgGTTTTTGATCTATTAACGTTTATTTTAGTTTGTTATTGTAGCGATAGTAAGCAATTCTCAACTAATTTTGATGCTCCGGTTACGTAGATGCTACCGGTGTGGGAACGGtatttatttaagcattttatGCACACTTTTAGGTGCTAGGGCTAATACTTAATATTACAAATGAGAGGTTGGTATAATCTACAGTTTGAATACTTATTTCATCGTTAATTTGCTTGTTGAAATCGATTGATCGATGAGTTTAAGCATAAAAATATGCTCTTGAACCACCCTAAGGTAATTTTTGGGAATGATGCGTGTTGATGGATCTAGGGTGCATAATTATCCAAAAGTAtcgtgtatttttattttatatatttatatattttattattgtaaatttagTGTAATTTTACACATATTGACCACTTACTACATCAAATACTCTCagatatataagtacataatttacatacagttccatattttgttatattcgattttgtttatatttgcacGAGTTCTGTACACT
This genomic interval carries:
- the LOC105213145 gene encoding uncharacterized protein LOC105213145, translating into MTTRISRSYLHSCLKVPIDPCNNCPAPIYNRPKMCLGRLTTTPLSGATKSAKTIDFENVDAALVNSGIRSLAKLYDSIPDYNDINHLPNKEFYTTLDTLRSTCCELRTKSAQTCIVEESPSTSSLSSHCANRKRMRSTKLRKNRPSTVSVCGKRKAGKCKVQEEITRPQYRLGTPFDISSKIDFAKKSDVKSYKKEFYDEIKAFQKTLEDFETELENRHINDPITECKLKNVKSEKFVNMGNYTKKYTDKPPVTPDVRSFRNFCKQTDENARPCSKASVGLGNFLKKSFSFDDINRIGDCKQHENTEDKNRLDKPSETQIIISHTPLKYSSYFSQKTSIVSPENVPPKIVIESPTEQSNSTKTTGRSSSGRKKKSKNKKQEKDFQVPFTIFNLDTKKEIRKHVTPSPIHPVARPNLAATLRAEVSKKKLKELKNNCTYYDDTPQFDWEVRKTPAWKSLSLNETHKEILSMRLATRKAEQAMQKREYELNMELMRQRVKSAPLLLEGATFWGPHIGKLTHTCQREGERHCCQSKQLKSRSKSADSRRLCTHEGIGSQSSQRSSKLNFLHKTYGGSSKVRRRSSTQTPMKRNTEQSDNKQSVEQPPIVNDSGDELSSLDRAFL
- the LOC105213143 gene encoding enolase-phosphatase E1, whose translation is MPEFTVKLILSDIEGTTTSISFVKDVLFPYAKAHSKAFLEETWDDAETQRIVQDLRKLPQYKEYLGVGDEQPTASLVNVASFVKYLIEKDLKLGPLKTLQGLVWAKGYENGNIKGHIYDDVLPAFKRWHEAGIRIAIYSSGSVKAQQLLFGQTEMGNLLPYISGHYDTAVGHKQQKESYVNIARDLDLLAEDILFLTDIVKEAEAAHDAGMQAVLLNRPGNAPLTDDDKTAFTFVDNFDNLKINLKK